The Methanobrevibacter thaueri genome includes a window with the following:
- a CDS encoding pectate lyase-like adhesive domain-containing protein, with translation MKFKKSFLTLCILIFLFGIVCVSASDINDTITAEEEPQIVEQADDGLIESAQEDLLSEDDGTFTALQRLIDNSAKDSTITLDKDYAYDEGFSTRGIVVDKNLTIDGNGHTLDGLSKSRIFLINGKVINPYTVTLKNIKFKNGHTDLYGGAIFNFGNAVVDNCEFSNNYAKYCGGAIGSIGLFEYKNSKFNANIADGDGGAIFTLSIRGALPYLINETMDVGIHNFMDYIRNNFTLQYATEKISNCVFTNNVAKGTGGGAVYAYGNIDIKSSKFTSNSGGLKGGAVFANKDLFISGSTFTGNKVSTYGGAVYFKCHDLKSGVPKYYSNSITGCDFTKNTASKGGAIYAFRTSSSDTTHCAKAVKCTFTANKASEGRDIYGGTHLKCVFNYLKLTLKKVKVKKSAKKLVLTAKLTKGKTLIKGKKITFKFKGKTYKAKTNKKGIAKVTIKKSVLKKLKVGKKVKYQAKYGKLTKKVTVKVKK, from the coding sequence ATGAAATTCAAAAAGAGTTTTTTAACGTTATGTATACTAATATTTTTATTTGGCATTGTTTGTGTCAGCGCAAGCGATATAAACGATACAATTACGGCGGAAGAAGAACCTCAAATCGTCGAACAGGCAGATGATGGTCTAATTGAGTCCGCACAAGAAGACTTGCTAAGTGAAGACGATGGAACATTCACCGCTCTGCAAAGACTGATTGACAACTCCGCCAAGGACTCAACAATCACATTGGATAAGGATTATGCCTATGATGAAGGATTCAGCACCAGGGGTATTGTAGTCGACAAGAACCTGACCATTGACGGTAACGGACATACCCTGGACGGATTGTCAAAATCCCGAATTTTTCTCATAAATGGAAAGGTAATCAATCCATACACAGTCACATTGAAGAACATCAAGTTCAAGAATGGTCACACTGACCTTTATGGAGGAGCAATATTTAATTTCGGTAATGCTGTAGTTGACAATTGTGAATTTTCAAACAACTATGCAAAGTATTGTGGTGGAGCAATAGGATCCATCGGTCTTTTTGAATACAAAAATTCCAAATTCAATGCGAACATTGCTGACGGTGACGGAGGAGCCATCTTCACATTATCAATAAGGGGGGCCCTGCCCTATTTAATCAATGAAACAATGGACGTTGGTATCCATAATTTCATGGATTATATAAGGAACAACTTCACCCTTCAATATGCGACAGAAAAGATAAGCAATTGCGTTTTCACAAATAATGTTGCTAAAGGAACAGGCGGTGGAGCAGTTTACGCATATGGAAACATTGATATCAAATCATCCAAATTCACTTCAAATTCCGGAGGATTGAAAGGTGGAGCAGTATTTGCAAATAAGGATTTGTTCATTTCAGGCTCAACATTCACAGGCAACAAGGTTTCCACATATGGTGGTGCAGTCTACTTCAAGTGCCATGATCTGAAGTCTGGAGTCCCAAAATACTACTCAAATTCAATAACCGGATGTGATTTCACCAAGAACACCGCAAGCAAAGGTGGAGCAATTTATGCATTCAGGACATCTTCCAGCGATACAACACACTGTGCCAAAGCGGTGAAATGTACATTCACAGCCAATAAGGCATCTGAGGGTAGGGACATTTATGGAGGAACCCATTTAAAATGTGTATTTAACTATTTGAAGCTAACCCTGAAAAAGGTTAAAGTCAAAAAATCCGCCAAAAAGCTTGTACTAACCGCAAAACTGACAAAAGGCAAAACCTTAATCAAAGGCAAAAAAATCACTTTCAAGTTCAAAGGTAAAACCTACAAGGCAAAAACCAATAAGAAAGGTATTGCAAAGGTCACCATTAAAAAATCAGTCTTGAAAAAGCTTAAAGTCGGTAAAAAGGTTAAATACCAAGCAAAATATGGCAAACTCACTAAAAAAGTAACTGTTAAAGTTAAAAAGTAA
- a CDS encoding right-handed parallel beta-helix repeat-containing protein has protein sequence MKKGILILTMLILALFSVSCIYAADADDALASNEDTAAIEIAQIDDIIVSDEIQAVEQSNDQELILEDNDVKELGAGEYNYTDLRNQIGTGGDINLVKGNYYYVDGDGDTIEISTSGVIDGNGAVIDMAGSAIRAFKVNTSGVTIKNMTIKNANYAGIGGAIYFSGEGIVTDCNFVNDSAYAGGALSFGQSGTVKNCNFTDNKATSRDILVVPAVGGAIYFDLTGTVENCNFTNNNATYYGGAVYSRNQCNVTNCNFTSNTANFGGAVCFDETGNVSNCNFAGNTATDSGGAVYSWNQCNVTNCNFTNNNASNLGGAIVIYSASVENCNFTNNQATGDDSEGGAIYFHSSGSVENCNFTNNSASMGGAVYFSSPDSVAKRCDFAGNNAIGDGGAVYFASDECSAENCNFTSNSALKGGAVYFKTSGYAINCSFASNNVSGDGGAVYAGNEGIIMDCNFTDNSASGVGGAARIYDGLLMGCNFTGNTAVGDGGAVFFAALGSVGDSSFACNTGRSGGALWVLSGMVMGCNFEKNNASENGGAVFFDSGDLEECNFTANTASNHGGAICFDAYANPTNCSFAGNTALMGGAAYFSGGAAVHYCNFTGNIASNGSALYFEYTPENNFVHDSTFLENTADAQAIDIIKNDDNITIIFTGNDNLLNAIYSSADIRFTNVTYLGADGIVANTGTSSPARSNREAGQNITVAIIVDDRIILDDVKITDAEGTVVLYQSIAGNYVIIARHDENSYYTKAERIVTNVEHYINVTSIEANNRTVNLTAKSNIYGEVMSEVPQFIISNGNSVAAVYAGNGTWWAIYTFDDYSAYNVSASYAALENVSVGNATIVITRADSTLIIDNVVMEYGDSLNLSVTAEGATGITARIDGEDVGVSGFSIMISGLNVGTHTLEVMTVPDEDHNSVRKTANITVSKLKTELVADSITVIYNTGGDLAITLKDVCGNPLANQILLVDFNGEKIYDFTDSNGTIKVPLKGLAANTYSARIVFMGNDDYNGSDANATVTVKKDGTSLSAGAVTAVYNVNKNLVITLKDSRGNPIKGASVTVDLNGARTYSTDAKGQIKVAVGSLVPKVYTAKIAFKGNGNYFKSTKDVKVTVKKATPKLAAKNKKFKKSKKVKKYTVTLKSNVGKAMKKVKVTLKVKGKKAITVKTNNKGKATFKIKKLTKKGKYKATVTYKGNKNYNKVTKKVKITIK, from the coding sequence ATGAAGAAGGGAATATTAATTCTAACTATGCTTATTCTGGCCTTGTTCAGCGTGTCCTGCATATATGCAGCCGATGCAGATGATGCACTGGCGTCCAATGAAGATACAGCTGCAATAGAAATAGCACAAATCGATGATATAATTGTAAGTGATGAAATTCAAGCAGTTGAACAAAGCAATGATCAAGAACTTATTTTAGAAGATAATGATGTTAAGGAATTAGGTGCCGGTGAATACAATTATACTGACTTAAGAAATCAAATTGGCACTGGTGGAGATATAAACTTAGTTAAAGGCAATTACTATTATGTTGATGGCGACGGCGATACCATTGAAATTAGTACTTCAGGTGTAATTGATGGTAACGGTGCGGTAATTGACATGGCAGGATCAGCCATTCGGGCATTCAAGGTAAACACTTCCGGCGTAACGATTAAGAACATGACCATTAAGAATGCAAACTATGCCGGTATCGGCGGTGCCATTTATTTTAGCGGTGAGGGCATTGTAACGGATTGTAATTTTGTCAATGACTCTGCTTATGCTGGCGGTGCACTTTCTTTCGGCCAGTCTGGTACTGTGAAAAATTGTAATTTCACCGACAACAAGGCAACATCAAGGGATATATTAGTTGTTCCAGCAGTTGGCGGCGCTATTTACTTTGACCTGACAGGTACGGTGGAAAATTGTAATTTCACTAACAACAATGCAACATATTATGGTGGTGCAGTTTACTCCCGGAATCAATGTAATGTAACAAATTGTAATTTTACTAGCAACACTGCTAATTTTGGCGGTGCAGTTTGCTTCGATGAAACAGGTAATGTGTCAAATTGTAATTTTGCCGGTAACACTGCAACCGATAGTGGCGGTGCAGTTTACTCATGGAATCAATGTAATGTAACAAATTGTAATTTCACTAACAACAATGCATCTAACTTGGGCGGCGCTATTGTGATTTATTCGGCTAGTGTTGAAAATTGTAATTTTACTAACAACCAAGCAACTGGTGATGATAGTGAGGGTGGAGCAATTTACTTCCACAGTTCTGGCAGTGTGGAGAACTGTAACTTTACCAACAACTCCGCTTCAATGGGCGGTGCCGTTTACTTCAGCAGTCCAGACAGTGTTGCAAAACGCTGTGATTTTGCAGGCAACAATGCTATCGGCGATGGCGGTGCTGTCTATTTCGCTTCTGATGAATGCAGTGCAGAGAATTGTAATTTTACCAGCAACTCCGCTTTAAAGGGCGGTGCTGTTTACTTCAAGACTTCCGGCTACGCTATAAACTGTAGTTTCGCCTCCAACAATGTTTCCGGTGATGGGGGTGCGGTTTACGCAGGCAATGAAGGAATTATTATGGACTGTAATTTCACCGACAACTCCGCTTCCGGTGTTGGGGGCGCTGCCCGGATTTATGACGGATTGCTTATGGGTTGTAATTTCACAGGTAACACTGCTGTCGGTGATGGCGGTGCCGTTTTCTTTGCCGCTTTGGGGTCTGTAGGAGACTCCAGTTTTGCCTGCAACACCGGCCGCAGTGGAGGGGCTTTATGGGTTCTTTCAGGCATGGTTATGGGTTGTAATTTTGAGAAAAACAATGCCTCCGAAAATGGCGGTGCGGTCTTTTTTGACTCAGGCGATCTGGAAGAGTGTAACTTCACCGCAAACACCGCTTCCAATCACGGGGGCGCAATCTGCTTTGATGCATATGCCAATCCTACCAATTGCAGTTTCGCCGGCAACACAGCATTGATGGGCGGAGCCGCCTATTTCTCAGGGGGAGCAGCTGTCCATTACTGCAATTTCACAGGCAATATTGCATCCAACGGTTCTGCACTCTATTTTGAGTACACTCCAGAGAATAATTTTGTTCATGATTCAACTTTCCTAGAAAACACGGCGGATGCGCAAGCCATTGACATAATCAAAAATGATGACAACATCACGATTATCTTCACAGGAAATGACAACCTTCTCAATGCGATTTATTCCAGTGCTGATATCCGATTCACCAATGTGACCTATCTGGGCGCAGACGGAATCGTTGCAAACACAGGCACCTCCTCTCCGGCCAGGTCCAACAGGGAGGCAGGCCAGAACATAACTGTTGCAATCATTGTTGATGACAGGATTATTTTGGATGATGTAAAAATCACAGATGCCGAAGGCACAGTCGTCCTCTATCAAAGCATTGCAGGCAATTATGTGATTATTGCCCGCCACGATGAGAATTCATACTACACCAAGGCCGAAAGGATAGTGACAAACGTCGAGCATTACATCAACGTGACCTCAATTGAGGCCAACAACAGGACAGTGAACCTCACCGCCAAATCCAACATCTACGGTGAAGTCATGTCTGAAGTGCCACAATTCATCATCTCAAACGGCAATTCAGTCGCTGCAGTATATGCCGGCAACGGAACCTGGTGGGCTATATATACATTCGATGACTACAGTGCGTATAACGTCAGCGCATCCTATGCGGCGCTTGAAAACGTGAGCGTAGGCAATGCCACCATTGTCATCACCAGGGCCGATTCGACTTTGATTATCGACAATGTGGTCATGGAATATGGGGATTCGCTCAACCTTAGCGTAACGGCTGAAGGAGCCACAGGCATCACCGCAAGGATTGACGGTGAAGATGTTGGCGTTTCAGGATTTTCAATTATGATTTCGGGCCTGAATGTAGGCACACACACTCTGGAAGTGATGACGGTACCTGATGAAGACCACAATTCCGTAAGAAAGACTGCCAACATCACGGTCAGCAAACTCAAAACAGAGCTGGTTGCAGATTCAATAACCGTAATCTATAACACGGGTGGTGATTTGGCAATCACATTGAAGGACGTGTGCGGAAACCCTCTGGCCAATCAGATCCTGCTTGTTGATTTCAATGGCGAGAAAATCTATGACTTTACCGATTCGAACGGTACCATAAAAGTGCCTCTCAAGGGTCTTGCGGCAAACACATATTCTGCCCGAATAGTCTTTATGGGAAACGACGACTATAACGGGTCAGATGCCAACGCAACAGTCACCGTTAAAAAGGATGGCACCTCACTGTCTGCGGGTGCGGTAACTGCAGTCTATAATGTGAATAAGAATCTTGTGATTACCTTAAAAGACAGCCGTGGAAATCCTATTAAGGGAGCTTCTGTGACAGTTGATTTAAACGGTGCTAGGACATACTCCACCGATGCCAAGGGTCAGATTAAGGTGGCTGTCGGCAGTCTGGTTCCTAAAGTCTACACCGCTAAAATAGCCTTCAAGGGAAACGGCAACTACTTCAAATCAACAAAAGATGTTAAGGTGACTGTCAAAAAGGCAACACCAAAACTGGCAGCCAAAAACAAGAAGTTCAAAAAGTCCAAAAAGGTCAAGAAGTACACTGTAACCCTTAAAAGCAATGTGGGCAAGGCCATGAAGAAGGTGAAGGTCACCCTGAAAGTCAAGGGCAAAAAGGCAATCACTGTCAAAACCAACAATAAGGGTAAAGCCACCTTCAAAATCAAAAAGCTCACCAAAAAGGGCAAATACAAAGCGACAGTGACATACAAAGGCAATAAAAACTACAACAAGGTCACCAAGAAAGTTAAAATAACAATCAAGTAA
- a CDS encoding right-handed parallel beta-helix repeat-containing protein, which produces MKKGIFIFILLILALFSVSCVCAADVDDALAANEDTGEIELSHGIESADDNLGTIEEQKVTQTDNEEKTGATDDGTFEALRTKIEGASSGDTVYLENNYSCEDSWSRHRGIDIDKSNLVIDGQGHTIDAKQKTRIFDVYADNVTIKNIKFINAKYENSGGAIQLYESANGSVSGCSFVNCSTGDSGGAICWYDSPYGSVSGCSFVNCSAGHDGGAIEWSHSDNGSVSGCSFVNCSAGINGGAVNWYSSANGNISDCVFINNTASEGRAINMYSGSSASLDCNWFGNTAENYKTSPNAYISGAVPDNWLFLNATVNPNPILITETADIIFKLYLYNGTSGNITDYTSLAKVDLTLNSNGKLDKNVTGLDEKVTFTPTSLGTGSVTATIGDVAYTTTLTVTTDGTTFWDLNQTINGNTNDTITLDKNYAYNPASDSAFIEGIAITRQVTINGNGHTIDAKGQARILLVICDNVNINNVTFLNGKFSGHGGAIFFDSTGNVTNCNFTNNTVTGDYSSGGAIFFVNTGTVTNCNFVDNTANYESGAIRFSGSGTVSNCNFTDNSATVNGGAVYFHSTGNVTNCNFINNSAISGGAIYFVENSNGNVKNCNFINNSAISGGAIYFAESFKGYVTNCDFTNNTATKFGGAVFFYRDSTVKNCNFTKNTASTDGGGGAIWVYYGKFNVTNCNFINNTAGTEGGGALNMVSGNVTNCNFINNTADTNGGAFWVHSANVTNCNFINNSAISGGATKFEGRSNVANCNFINNSAISGGAIKFEGRGNVTNCNFTGNKANTGSAIYSSKFGSSYVSNSCFLNNKANVETLDVVKNENNITITFMGQDNLLNAIYSENNVEVTFNNVTYWGANGITTISSAKSGSNREAGQNITIGIVVNDVIVLNEVKVTDENGAIVLDISVGGNYYISARHDEDSYYTQAETILTNMKFHVNVTETETTNKTVNITAKSNIFNETMPGKLLFILPNGTQINATYGANGIWWAVHTFDAYGEYQVNATYVGLDNVTVNNATITVNKIKTELSGNAITTTYNINKDLIITLTDSNGNPLAGEKITVSLNGAKTYTTDKNGQVKVSTKGLAPKTYTAKVTFNGDTNYDKSTKDIKVTVKKATPKLTAKKKTFKSSVKTKKYTVVLKDNTGKAIKKAKVTLKVKGKTYKATTNSKGKAVFKIKNLKKKGKYTAVIKFKGNKYYNKATKKAKIKVIVTFKTVSKGSKDKATVREIQQALKNNGYYLTYDGHYLKIDGIYHGCTERSVKEFQHDKHLKVTGKVDEITAKKLGII; this is translated from the coding sequence ATGAAGAAGGGAATATTTATTTTTATTTTGCTGATTCTGGCCTTGTTCAGTGTCTCCTGCGTATGTGCGGCAGATGTGGATGATGCGCTGGCAGCCAACGAGGATACGGGAGAAATTGAATTATCACATGGAATTGAAAGTGCAGATGACAATTTAGGGACAATCGAAGAACAAAAAGTAACACAAACGGATAATGAGGAAAAAACAGGTGCAACTGATGACGGAACGTTTGAAGCATTAAGGACTAAGATTGAGGGTGCATCTTCTGGAGATACAGTATATCTGGAAAACAATTATTCCTGTGAAGACTCATGGAGTAGGCATAGGGGAATTGATATTGACAAATCCAATTTGGTCATTGATGGTCAAGGCCATACAATCGATGCAAAACAAAAAACAAGAATTTTCGATGTTTATGCAGATAATGTGACCATAAAAAACATCAAATTCATAAACGCTAAATATGAAAATAGCGGTGGTGCTATCCAATTGTATGAAAGTGCTAATGGTAGTGTTTCTGGTTGTAGTTTTGTGAATTGTTCTACTGGTGATAGTGGTGGTGCTATCTGCTGGTATGACAGTCCTTATGGTAGTGTTTCTGGTTGTAGTTTTGTGAATTGTTCTGCTGGTCATGATGGTGGTGCTATCGAATGGTCTCATAGTGATAATGGTAGTGTTTCTGGTTGTAGTTTTGTGAATTGTTCTGCTGGTATCAATGGTGGTGCTGTCAACTGGTATAGCAGTGCTAATGGCAATATTTCTGATTGTGTTTTCATAAATAACACTGCTTCTGAAGGAAGAGCTATTAATATGTATAGTGGTTCTTCTGCTAGTTTGGACTGTAACTGGTTTGGAAATACAGCAGAAAACTACAAAACATCCCCTAATGCATATATTAGTGGTGCAGTTCCTGACAATTGGCTGTTTTTAAATGCCACTGTTAATCCTAATCCTATTTTAATTACAGAAACTGCAGACATCATCTTCAAATTATATTTATACAACGGCACTTCAGGAAACATAACCGATTACACTTCATTGGCTAAAGTCGATTTGACATTGAATTCTAACGGCAAACTCGATAAGAATGTCACTGGTCTTGATGAAAAGGTCACATTCACACCAACAAGTCTTGGAACTGGCAGTGTAACTGCAACAATAGGTGATGTGGCTTATACAACAACATTAACAGTCACAACTGACGGAACAACATTCTGGGATTTGAACCAGACAATAAATGGCAACACAAATGACACCATTACATTAGATAAGAATTATGCTTATAATCCTGCTTCTGATTCCGCTTTTATAGAGGGTATTGCGATAACTAGGCAGGTTACAATAAATGGTAATGGCCATACAATTGATGCTAAAGGCCAGGCACGTATCCTTTTGGTTATATGCGATAATGTAAATATTAATAATGTTACTTTTCTAAACGGTAAATTTAGTGGTCATGGAGGAGCAATATTCTTTGATAGTACTGGTAATGTGACAAATTGTAATTTTACTAACAACACTGTAACTGGAGATTACAGTTCTGGTGGTGCAATTTTCTTCGTGAATACTGGTACTGTGACAAATTGTAATTTTGTTGACAACACTGCAAACTATGAAAGTGGTGCTATTAGATTCAGTGGTTCAGGTACTGTGTCAAATTGTAATTTTACTGACAACTCTGCTACTGTAAATGGTGGTGCAGTTTACTTCCACAGTACTGGTAATGTGACAAATTGTAATTTTATTAATAACTCTGCTATATCTGGTGGTGCTATTTATTTCGTTGAGAATTCTAATGGTAATGTAAAAAATTGTAATTTTATTAATAACTCTGCTATATCTGGTGGTGCTATTTATTTCGCTGAGAGCTTTAAGGGTTATGTAACAAATTGTGATTTTACTAACAACACTGCAACAAAATTTGGGGGTGCTGTTTTCTTTTATAGAGATAGTACTGTTAAAAATTGTAATTTTACTAAGAACACTGCTTCCACAGATGGTGGTGGTGGTGCAATTTGGGTTTATTATGGTAAATTTAATGTAACAAATTGTAATTTTATTAATAACACTGCTGGTACTGAGGGTGGTGGTGCTCTCAACATGGTTTCAGGTAATGTAACAAATTGTAATTTTATTAATAACACTGCTGATACTAATGGTGGTGCTTTCTGGGTTCATTCAGCTAATGTAACAAATTGTAATTTTATTAATAACTCTGCTATATCTGGTGGGGCTACTAAATTTGAAGGTAGAAGTAATGTAGCAAATTGTAATTTTATTAATAACTCTGCTATATCTGGTGGGGCTATTAAATTTGAAGGTAGAGGTAATGTAACAAATTGTAATTTCACCGGCAATAAAGCAAATACAGGTTCTGCAATTTACTCCAGCAAGTTTGGATCATCATATGTTTCCAATTCTTGTTTCTTAAACAATAAAGCAAATGTTGAAACTTTAGATGTAGTTAAAAACGAAAATAATATTACCATTACATTTATGGGTCAGGATAACCTTTTAAATGCAATCTATTCAGAAAATAATGTTGAAGTCACCTTTAACAATGTGACTTATTGGGGTGCAAACGGCATTACAACTATCAGTTCCGCCAAATCCGGATCCAATAGGGAAGCCGGTCAAAACATAACAATCGGAATAGTTGTTAATGATGTCATTGTTTTAAATGAGGTTAAAGTCACAGATGAGAACGGTGCAATTGTTTTGGATATAAGTGTTGGTGGAAATTATTATATCAGTGCCCGCCATGATGAGGATTCATACTACACACAAGCCGAAACAATATTGACAAACATGAAATTCCACGTTAACGTAACCGAAACAGAAACCACAAATAAAACCGTAAACATAACTGCAAAATCTAATATCTTCAATGAGACTATGCCAGGTAAATTACTATTTATCTTACCAAACGGAACTCAGATTAATGCAACTTATGGTGCTAACGGTATCTGGTGGGCAGTACATACATTTGACGCTTACGGTGAATATCAAGTCAATGCAACCTATGTTGGATTGGATAATGTAACTGTTAACAATGCTACAATAACTGTAAACAAGATTAAAACAGAACTGTCAGGTAATGCAATAACTACAACCTACAACATCAACAAGGATTTGATTATCACATTGACTGACAGCAATGGCAATCCTTTGGCGGGTGAAAAGATAACAGTCAGCTTGAACGGTGCTAAAACATACACCACCGACAAGAACGGCCAGGTCAAGGTATCAACCAAGGGACTTGCTCCTAAAACTTACACTGCTAAGGTAACATTTAACGGCGATACCAACTATGACAAGTCAACTAAAGACATTAAGGTTACTGTCAAGAAGGCAACTCCTAAACTGACTGCCAAAAAGAAAACATTCAAATCCAGTGTCAAAACCAAAAAGTACACTGTTGTCTTAAAGGACAATACTGGCAAGGCAATCAAGAAGGCCAAAGTCACCCTGAAAGTCAAAGGCAAAACATATAAAGCCACTACAAACAGCAAAGGCAAAGCAGTCTTCAAGATTAAAAACCTAAAGAAAAAAGGCAAATACACTGCGGTCATAAAATTCAAAGGAAACAAATACTACAACAAGGCAACCAAAAAGGCTAAAATAAAAGTCATAGTTACTTTCAAAACTGTTTCTAAGGGAAGCAAGGACAAAGCAACAGTCAGGGAAATCCAACAAGCATTGAAAAACAATGGATATTACCTCACATATGACGGGCATTATTTAAAAATCGATGGAATCTATCACGGCTGCACAGAAAGATCAGTCAAGGAATTCCAACACGATAAACACTTGAAAGTGACTGGTAAAGTTGATGAAATAACAGCCAAAAAACTTGGAATAATTTAA
- the gatE gene encoding Glu-tRNA(Gln) amidotransferase subunit GatE: MDYEKLGLKMGIEIHQQLNSEHKLFCPCKTELVDDEFDELIQRKLRPTQSELGEIDRAALQESLRGLNFKYENFAKHTCLVENDDEPPHSLNEEALDICITIACLMNMHIVDEFHTMRKQVIDGSNTGGFQRTGMVATDGYLDTPYGRVVIESLGLEEDAARRVETKDGFTEFRLDRLGIPLAEITTDPSMHHPDQVREVAYMLGQILRSTNVKRGLGTIRQDLNISIAEGARVEIKGVQDLDLMAEIVNREVTRQLALIDIKKELEARNAEVLEEIHDLDELLEDTESKILKSAETIKAVVLKGYDGLIGREVQPGRRFGTEIASYAKKRGVAGIFHSDELPAYGITQDEVDKVTEFLNIGDDDAFIIVAHDEDIAISALEEVKRRANLGLEGVVEETRKALDDGNTEYMRPLPTANRMYLETDIPLFKITSDRIEPIANNLPELPDVKQARIIEEYKLSEDLATQLVKRQEADMFEAVLADVDVDATPVASLLAYDLREIKREGHDVNVLTLDHFKGIFTLLADGKIAKDSVRKLAVETIKTPDVDIAEIAEKNNLTMMSEEDVHNIISEIVANNEGMVKERQMGAMGPLMGMCMKQLKGKADGGLVNKIVREEIQKLI, translated from the coding sequence ATGGATTATGAGAAATTAGGATTAAAAATGGGAATTGAAATTCACCAACAATTGAACAGTGAGCATAAGTTATTCTGTCCATGTAAAACAGAGCTTGTTGACGATGAGTTTGATGAACTCATTCAAAGAAAACTGAGGCCAACCCAATCAGAGCTTGGTGAAATCGACCGTGCGGCATTGCAGGAATCCTTGAGGGGACTTAACTTCAAGTATGAAAACTTTGCAAAGCACACCTGCCTTGTTGAAAACGATGATGAACCACCTCACAGCCTAAACGAGGAAGCTCTAGACATTTGTATCACTATTGCATGCTTGATGAACATGCACATTGTTGATGAATTCCATACAATGCGTAAACAAGTTATTGATGGAAGTAACACCGGTGGTTTCCAAAGGACAGGTATGGTTGCAACCGACGGCTATCTTGACACACCATACGGAAGGGTTGTCATTGAAAGTTTAGGCCTTGAAGAGGACGCCGCAAGAAGAGTTGAAACCAAGGACGGATTTACCGAATTCAGATTGGACAGATTAGGTATACCATTAGCCGAAATCACAACAGACCCTTCAATGCACCATCCGGACCAGGTAAGGGAAGTTGCCTACATGCTTGGTCAAATCCTAAGAAGCACCAACGTTAAAAGAGGCCTTGGTACAATCAGACAGGACTTGAACATTTCCATTGCCGAAGGTGCACGTGTGGAAATCAAGGGTGTTCAGGACTTGGATTTAATGGCCGAAATCGTTAACCGTGAAGTCACAAGACAATTGGCACTGATTGACATTAAAAAAGAGCTCGAAGCTAGAAACGCTGAAGTGCTTGAAGAGATTCATGACCTGGATGAATTGCTTGAGGATACCGAGTCAAAAATCTTGAAATCTGCCGAAACCATCAAGGCGGTCGTGTTGAAAGGTTACGACGGATTGATCGGTCGTGAAGTTCAGCCGGGAAGAAGATTCGGTACTGAAATTGCAAGCTATGCCAAAAAACGTGGCGTTGCAGGCATTTTCCACTCAGATGAATTGCCTGCTTATGGAATCACACAGGATGAGGTTGATAAGGTCACCGAATTCCTAAACATTGGTGATGATGACGCATTCATTATTGTGGCTCATGACGAGGATATTGCAATATCCGCGCTTGAAGAGGTTAAAAGAAGAGCCAATTTAGGTCTTGAGGGCGTTGTTGAAGAAACCCGTAAGGCATTGGATGACGGCAACACTGAATACATGAGACCTCTTCCGACTGCAAACAGAATGTATCTTGAAACCGACATTCCATTATTCAAGATCACTTCAGACAGAATCGAACCGATAGCTAACAACTTGCCTGAATTGCCTGACGTCAAACAGGCCAGAATCATTGAAGAGTACAAGTTAAGTGAAGATTTGGCAACACAATTGGTTAAAAGGCAAGAGGCGGACATGTTTGAGGCCGTTTTAGCTGACGTTGATGTGGATGCAACCCCTGTAGCTTCACTTCTTGCATATGACCTTAGAGAAATCAAAAGGGAAGGGCATGATGTTAATGTCTTAACTTTAGATCATTTCAAAGGAATATTCACATTATTGGCTGACGGCAAAATAGCTAAGGACAGCGTTCGTAAACTGGCTGTTGAAACCATCAAGACACCTGATGTAGACATAGCTGAAATCGCTGAGAAAAACAATTTGACCATGATGAGCGAGGAAGATGTCCACAATATAATTTCTGAAATTGTTGCAAACAATGAGGGAATGGTTAAGGAACGTCAAATGGGCGCTATGGGTCCATTGATGGGAATGTGCATGAAGCAGCTCAAAGGAAAAGCGGACGGCGGACTTGTAAACAAAATCGTCCGTGAAGAAATTCAAAAATTAATCTAA